Proteins encoded in a region of the Desulfovibrio sp. genome:
- a CDS encoding thiamine pyrophosphate-binding protein, whose product MMTVAAYIFDFLVARDVRQAFMFTGGMAMHLNDALASEQRINTLCCHHEQACALAAEGYAHVTGKPAIVQVTSGPGALNAMTGVFGAYVDGLPMIVISGQSKRETLCATYGLVGQLRQAGEQEAQIIPMARSITKYAVAVQDPSRIAYEMEKAWHMAVSGRPGPVWIEIPVDVQGMSIEPETLPKFHQPLVPPADLAPLAADVAKAIASAKRPLLVAGPGLRVAHAVEDFRALAKRLNCPVLCAGTLDIIQKEHPLYAGGMGNVGTRAGNINVQNADLLVFLGVTMHLTMTTYNWKAMGKNARKIVVECEASECERPQYPADTTILAETGAFVRALDAACTARNCTVQATWLDFCRERVRLLPAVPERLHTIDAQGRVNPYWFAEELFKGLNDGDVVVPGNASAGVTAQQTGSLRPGQRLIANFGNGPMGMAIPAAVGAATAAPGQRIICLDGDGSFMLNMQELATIRQHDLPVTIFIYNNDGYMSIKQTQRNFFRRQLGTGPQTGLGFPSFEGVAAAFGIAYRRIAGETWQQQLLQALEQRGPLIVEAMLDPEQGFEPKIAAKKLPDGRMVSLPPEDMFPFLDRGQLQSHLLFPLENQGD is encoded by the coding sequence ATGATGACAGTAGCTGCCTATATATTTGATTTTCTTGTCGCCAGAGATGTGCGGCAGGCCTTCATGTTCACGGGCGGTATGGCCATGCACCTCAATGACGCTCTGGCCTCGGAGCAGCGCATAAACACCCTTTGCTGCCATCACGAGCAGGCCTGCGCGCTGGCGGCAGAAGGCTATGCCCACGTGACCGGCAAACCCGCCATTGTGCAGGTTACTTCCGGCCCCGGAGCACTCAACGCCATGACTGGCGTGTTTGGAGCCTATGTGGACGGCCTGCCCATGATTGTCATTTCGGGCCAGTCCAAACGCGAAACCCTGTGCGCCACATACGGCCTTGTGGGTCAGCTGCGGCAGGCGGGCGAGCAGGAAGCCCAGATCATTCCCATGGCCCGTTCCATCACCAAGTATGCCGTGGCGGTGCAGGACCCCTCGCGCATTGCCTACGAAATGGAAAAAGCGTGGCACATGGCTGTTTCTGGCAGGCCCGGCCCGGTATGGATCGAGATTCCCGTAGACGTACAGGGCATGAGCATCGAGCCGGAAACCCTGCCCAAATTCCACCAGCCCCTCGTGCCCCCGGCAGATCTTGCCCCCCTAGCGGCGGATGTCGCCAAGGCCATTGCCAGCGCCAAACGCCCCCTGCTTGTGGCTGGGCCGGGATTGCGGGTCGCGCATGCGGTGGAGGACTTTCGCGCGCTGGCCAAGCGCCTCAACTGCCCCGTGCTCTGCGCCGGAACGCTCGACATCATCCAGAAGGAACATCCGCTCTACGCGGGCGGCATGGGCAACGTGGGAACCCGGGCGGGTAACATAAACGTGCAGAACGCCGACCTGCTGGTATTTCTTGGCGTCACCATGCACCTGACCATGACCACCTACAACTGGAAGGCCATGGGCAAAAATGCCCGCAAGATCGTGGTGGAATGCGAGGCCTCAGAGTGCGAACGCCCGCAGTACCCCGCCGACACCACAATACTTGCCGAAACCGGCGCCTTTGTGCGTGCGCTGGATGCCGCCTGCACGGCCCGGAACTGTACTGTACAGGCCACGTGGCTCGATTTCTGCCGCGAAAGGGTGCGCCTGCTGCCCGCCGTGCCGGAACGGCTGCACACGATTGACGCCCAGGGGCGCGTCAACCCCTACTGGTTTGCAGAAGAACTTTTCAAGGGGCTGAATGACGGCGACGTGGTAGTGCCCGGCAACGCCAGCGCTGGCGTCACCGCCCAGCAGACTGGCAGCCTGAGGCCCGGGCAGCGGCTTATTGCCAACTTTGGCAACGGCCCCATGGGTATGGCCATACCCGCAGCCGTGGGAGCGGCCACCGCAGCGCCTGGGCAGCGCATCATCTGCCTCGACGGCGACGGCAGCTTTATGCTCAACATGCAGGAACTGGCCACAATCAGGCAGCACGACCTGCCTGTCACCATATTTATATACAATAATGACGGTTACATGTCGATAAAGCAGACCCAGCGCAATTTCTTCAGGCGCCAGCTGGGCACAGGGCCGCAAACAGGCCTCGGATTCCCCTCGTTTGAGGGGGTTGCGGCGGCTTTTGGCATTGCCTACCGGCGCATTGCTGGCGAAACGTGGCAGCAGCAGCTTTTACAGGCTCTTGAGCAGCGCGGCCCCCTGATTGTGGAAGCCATGCTTGATCCCGAACAGGGCTTTGAACCCAAGATTGCAGCCAAAAAGCTGCCCGACGGGCGCATGGTTTCCCTGCCGCCCGAAGACATGTTTCCTTTTCTTGACCGCGGGCAGTTGCAGTCGCACCTGCTGTTTCCCCTTGAAAATCAAGGGGACTAG
- a CDS encoding N-acetylneuraminate synthase family protein: MSVFIIAEIGINHNGDLKIAKDLIRQATSAGCDAVKFQKRDIDIVYTQEFLDSQRESPWGTTQRDQKAGLEFGKAEYDVIDEYCKKLGIEWFASAWDMNSLAFLDQYDCKYSKIASAMLVSEPFLRAVASRKRHTFISTAMSTIEQIGNAVSIFREMDCPFELMHCVGTYPMKIEHANLRCIETLRETFNCPVGYSGHETGVAISAGAVMLGVSSLERHITLDRAMYGSDQAASLEGAGIHQLCRYTRILEAAMGDGVKRILPEEAAVAKKLRAHLK, from the coding sequence ATGAGCGTCTTTATCATCGCAGAAATTGGCATCAACCATAACGGTGATCTGAAAATTGCCAAGGATCTCATTCGGCAGGCGACCAGCGCTGGCTGCGATGCTGTCAAATTCCAGAAGCGTGACATTGACATTGTATACACCCAGGAATTTCTGGATTCCCAGCGCGAAAGCCCCTGGGGCACCACCCAGCGCGACCAGAAAGCCGGGCTGGAATTCGGCAAGGCCGAATACGATGTCATTGACGAATATTGCAAAAAACTGGGCATCGAATGGTTTGCCTCGGCATGGGACATGAACAGCCTGGCATTTCTTGACCAGTACGACTGCAAGTACAGCAAGATCGCCTCGGCCATGCTTGTGAGCGAACCCTTCTTGCGAGCCGTGGCCAGCCGCAAGCGGCACACGTTCATTTCTACCGCCATGTCCACCATTGAGCAGATAGGTAATGCCGTAAGCATCTTCCGCGAGATGGACTGCCCCTTTGAGCTCATGCACTGCGTTGGCACGTATCCCATGAAGATCGAGCACGCCAACCTGCGCTGCATTGAAACCCTGCGCGAAACCTTCAACTGCCCTGTGGGCTACAGCGGGCACGAAACAGGCGTGGCCATATCTGCGGGCGCTGTCATGCTCGGGGTTTCGTCGCTTGAGCGGCACATCACCCTCGACCGCGCCATGTACGGCTCTGACCAGGCGGCCAGCCTTGAGGGTGCTGGCATCCACCAGCTCTGCCGCTACACGCGCATTCTCGAGGCCGCAATGGGCGACGGCGTCAAGCGCATTCTGCCCGAAGAAGCCGCCGTGGCCAAAAAGCTGCGGGCGCATCTGAAGTAG
- a CDS encoding SIS domain-containing protein encodes MQSIIQTHWQRLVSRFPQWEQAEASFTQTVQLLADCVARRNKILLCGNGGSAADAEHIAGELMKSFVLARPLPQEFLQRIESTYPDHKNTLSALECGIAAISLVSGVALPTAFANDVNGELCFAQQVYALARPGDVLLGISTSGNSANVNHALRVARLLACATVGLTGRTGGEMSALLDVELRAPSSITAHVQELHLPMYHALCACLEECIFGNPETGCPPSTCGATVHGHGMAAQAKQTWQATQPPLTQDKGSMAALPPRVELLVFDFDGVFTDNLVRVDQHGNEAVFCSRGDSLGIDMLRAERVPMLILSTETNPVVSARAGKLRIPVEQGCGNKAAFLAAYMQQQGIDPQNVVYMGNDVNDLAAMRLVGCVAAPGDAHPAVLNIAHVVTTAPGGRGAVREVCEGICARLKRPD; translated from the coding sequence ATGCAGAGTATCATTCAGACACACTGGCAAAGGCTGGTATCGCGCTTTCCGCAGTGGGAGCAGGCCGAGGCCTCCTTTACGCAAACAGTGCAGCTGCTTGCCGACTGTGTTGCGCGCCGGAACAAGATACTCCTCTGTGGTAACGGTGGCAGCGCCGCCGATGCCGAGCACATCGCCGGCGAACTCATGAAGTCCTTTGTGCTGGCCCGCCCGCTGCCTCAGGAGTTTTTGCAGCGAATCGAAAGCACCTATCCCGATCACAAAAACACCCTGTCCGCCCTGGAATGCGGCATTGCCGCCATTTCTCTGGTTTCTGGCGTGGCCCTGCCCACGGCCTTTGCCAACGATGTAAACGGCGAACTGTGCTTTGCCCAGCAGGTGTACGCCCTGGCACGTCCGGGCGACGTGCTGCTCGGCATCAGTACCTCGGGCAATTCGGCCAACGTCAATCATGCCCTGCGGGTGGCCCGCCTGCTCGCCTGCGCCACGGTGGGCCTCACTGGCCGCACCGGGGGAGAAATGTCGGCCCTGCTGGACGTGGAGCTGCGCGCGCCCTCCAGCATCACGGCCCATGTGCAGGAATTGCACCTGCCCATGTACCACGCCCTGTGCGCCTGCCTTGAAGAATGCATTTTTGGAAACCCCGAAACGGGCTGCCCCCCCTCCACGTGCGGGGCAACAGTACACGGCCATGGCATGGCCGCGCAGGCCAAACAGACATGGCAAGCGACACAGCCTCCACTTACGCAAGACAAGGGCAGCATGGCCGCCCTGCCGCCCCGGGTGGAGCTGCTGGTTTTTGACTTTGACGGCGTGTTTACCGACAACCTTGTGCGCGTGGACCAGCACGGCAACGAAGCCGTTTTTTGCAGCCGGGGCGACAGCCTTGGCATAGACATGTTGCGCGCCGAGCGTGTGCCCATGCTTATTCTTTCCACGGAAACAAACCCCGTGGTTTCGGCGCGGGCTGGCAAACTGCGCATTCCCGTCGAACAGGGCTGCGGCAACAAGGCGGCCTTTCTTGCCGCGTACATGCAGCAACAGGGCATTGACCCCCAAAACGTCGTCTACATGGGCAACGACGTCAACGACCTTGCCGCCATGCGGCTGGTGGGCTGCGTGGCAGCGCCCGGCGATGCCCACCCCGCAGTGCTGAACATTGCGCATGTCGTTACCACGGCCCCCGGTGGCCGGGGAGCCGTGCGCGAAGTGTGCGAGGGCATCTGCGCAAGGCTTAAGCGCCCAGACTAA
- the argB gene encoding acetylglutamate kinase yields MKDTTVVIKYGGHAMDKPDLSSAFATDLAQLSEQGMSFVVVHGGGPQISSLLKRLNIESHFVDGLRVTDVATMEAAEMVLCGQVNKAVVNEFAQQGVRAAGISGRDGGLLRATVKNPALGLVGTVEAVDPSLPRCLLDAGFVPVVAPVASGPDGKALNINADTAAGALAGAIGAEYFVLISDVPGVLDGDGRLIPSLNRKEIQRLRDAGVITGGMIPKVEACLNALDAGCQRALILDGRAPSSLRRYLLDDAPLGTVVTN; encoded by the coding sequence ATGAAAGATACCACTGTGGTGATCAAATACGGCGGCCACGCCATGGACAAACCCGATCTCAGCTCGGCCTTTGCCACCGACCTTGCCCAGCTCTCTGAACAGGGAATGAGCTTTGTGGTCGTACACGGCGGCGGCCCGCAGATTTCGTCGCTGCTCAAGCGTCTGAACATCGAAAGCCACTTTGTGGACGGCCTGCGCGTTACCGACGTCGCCACCATGGAAGCCGCCGAAATGGTTCTGTGCGGGCAGGTGAACAAGGCCGTTGTGAACGAATTTGCCCAGCAGGGCGTGCGCGCTGCCGGTATTTCTGGCCGCGACGGCGGCCTGCTGCGAGCCACTGTCAAAAACCCTGCCCTGGGTCTTGTGGGCACGGTGGAAGCCGTTGACCCCAGCCTGCCCCGCTGCCTGCTGGACGCGGGCTTTGTGCCCGTGGTGGCCCCTGTGGCCTCCGGCCCGGACGGCAAGGCTCTGAACATCAACGCCGATACGGCGGCTGGCGCGCTGGCCGGAGCCATCGGGGCGGAATATTTTGTGCTGATCAGCGACGTACCCGGCGTACTGGACGGCGATGGCAGGCTCATACCCAGCCTCAACCGCAAGGAAATACAGCGCCTGCGCGATGCCGGTGTGATCACCGGCGGCATGATTCCCAAGGTGGAGGCCTGCCTCAACGCTCTGGACGCTGGCTGCCAGCGCGCCCTCATTCTTGATGGCCGCGCGCCCTCAAGCCTGCGACGCTACCTGCTGGACGACGCGCCTCTGGGCACGGTTGTGACCAACTAG
- the gltX gene encoding glutamate--tRNA ligase, whose amino-acid sequence MTQVVTRFAPSPTGHLHIGGARTAIFCWLLARHSGGRFHLRIEDTDLLRSKQEYTDSILASMRWLGLDWDGELTYQTQRAEVYNRYVDKLLETGHAYWCSCTPEEVEAMREEARQHGLKPRYNGRCRERNLGPGEGHCVRLKAPVAGKVVFDDLVKGKIAVDVTELDDMVIRRADGMPTYNMAVVVDDYEMGITHVIRGDDHVSNTPRQILIYEALGLPVPRFGHVPMILGPDRQKLSKRHGARAVIEYQQDGLLPQALVNYLVRLGWSHGDQELFTKEELIEYFDGTSLNPAAAAFDPAKLEWCNAHFMRALPLAELATLVAPFVEEAGLGNLPQEKLEPLCVMFRERANNLKALGEAFRPLVVPAAELGYVEKDTAKHFTDTGKAHLQALAAVFAACEPFTAEAIEAALNAYVADNGLKFKEVAPPLRTALMGFMGGSHLNEIMAFLGKQETLARLQRAMG is encoded by the coding sequence ATGACTCAAGTGGTAACCCGATTCGCACCCAGCCCCACGGGGCATCTGCACATAGGCGGCGCCCGCACCGCCATTTTTTGCTGGCTTTTGGCCCGTCACTCTGGTGGCCGTTTTCACCTGCGCATTGAAGATACCGATCTTCTGCGTTCCAAGCAGGAATATACCGACTCCATTCTGGCCTCCATGCGCTGGCTTGGGCTGGACTGGGACGGCGAGCTGACCTACCAGACCCAGCGGGCAGAGGTTTACAACCGCTATGTGGACAAGCTGCTGGAAACAGGCCACGCTTACTGGTGCTCGTGCACCCCGGAAGAAGTGGAAGCCATGCGCGAAGAAGCCCGTCAGCACGGTCTCAAACCGCGCTATAACGGGCGCTGCCGCGAAAGGAATCTTGGCCCCGGCGAGGGGCACTGCGTGCGCCTCAAGGCTCCGGTGGCCGGCAAAGTGGTTTTTGACGATCTGGTGAAGGGCAAGATTGCCGTGGACGTCACCGAACTGGACGACATGGTTATTCGCCGCGCCGACGGCATGCCCACCTACAACATGGCCGTGGTGGTTGACGACTACGAAATGGGCATCACCCATGTTATCCGTGGCGACGACCACGTTTCCAACACCCCGCGTCAGATACTTATTTATGAAGCCCTTGGCCTGCCCGTGCCGCGTTTTGGCCATGTGCCCATGATTCTTGGCCCCGACCGGCAGAAGCTTTCCAAGCGCCACGGCGCTAGGGCGGTTATCGAATACCAGCAGGATGGCCTGTTGCCGCAGGCTCTGGTCAACTACCTTGTACGGCTTGGCTGGTCGCACGGCGATCAGGAACTGTTTACCAAGGAAGAGCTGATCGAATATTTTGACGGCACGAGCCTCAACCCTGCCGCCGCAGCCTTTGACCCGGCCAAGCTTGAATGGTGCAACGCGCACTTTATGCGCGCGCTGCCTCTGGCGGAGCTTGCCACTCTGGTTGCTCCCTTTGTGGAAGAAGCCGGTCTTGGCAACCTGCCGCAGGAAAAGCTGGAACCGTTGTGCGTCATGTTTCGCGAGCGGGCCAACAACCTCAAGGCTCTGGGCGAGGCCTTCCGCCCGCTTGTGGTTCCCGCTGCGGAGCTCGGTTATGTGGAAAAAGACACCGCCAAGCACTTTACCGATACGGGCAAGGCGCATTTGCAGGCCCTTGCGGCCGTGTTTGCCGCATGCGAACCCTTTACCGCCGAGGCCATCGAGGCTGCCCTCAACGCCTATGTTGCCGACAACGGACTGAAATTCAAGGAGGTTGCGCCGCCTCTGCGCACGGCCCTCATGGGTTTTATGGGAGGCTCGCACCTTAATGAAATCATGGCGTTTCTGGGCAAGCAGGAAACCCTTGCCCGTCTGCAAAGAGCCATGGGCTAG
- a CDS encoding ATP-binding protein yields the protein MTAHGAGKDVSRNDDWNREALAAANVGLWVIEIDRNTGHVRMIANPVTLRLLGASEDMTPDACFNFWVDRIDARSRPHLWALHDDFVADTAMHEVRYLYNHPSWGLVPVRCGGRRISGDNDDVVRIVGYHQDMTELHEAHQSLREGLVRLSLACRLGWLGVFEVAQLESGELDITGNDVFYEQFGINVSSSSAERLERMGSRVVAEDKGKWRKLCSPGLWPTGGQEHLELRVAHPRKGLRWYALAYEVVTGPGVLRITGYASDVTETRQHERILREAKESAEAANAAKSIFLANMSHEIRTPMNGIMGMAHLVLNTPLNDQQRDYVEKIHSTCESLLDIINDLLDFSKIEANHLELENLPFQPEKELESVMSLLGPKAVHKGKDFTLESYIDPAIPPFLSGDALRLRQILLNLGGNALKFSERGTVRLAFELLEHAGDSVRLACVVSDEGIGMSADELARVFTPFSQADTSITRRFGGTGLGLSLCRRLTALMGGRITVESEPGKGSVFRVELPFAVCNEQGEQKKDENSADADARSLRGLRVLVAEDGDINREIMEVLLESMGIECVSAINGQEAVEIWTMRGPEIDIILMDVQMPIMDGYSATRAIRASNLPGAETVPIIAMTAYAMRGDAERSIQEGMNAHLTKPVNLEDLTRTLKLFNPRPADMQNTAEGEKPGCRFPGDGDAPSGC from the coding sequence ATGACCGCACACGGCGCAGGAAAAGACGTGTCCCGCAACGACGACTGGAACCGCGAGGCCCTAGCCGCGGCCAATGTTGGACTGTGGGTAATCGAGATCGACAGAAACACCGGCCATGTGCGCATGATAGCCAATCCGGTGACTCTGCGTCTGCTTGGCGCCAGCGAAGACATGACCCCCGACGCATGTTTCAATTTTTGGGTAGACAGGATCGATGCCCGTTCCCGCCCCCATCTGTGGGCCCTCCACGACGACTTTGTAGCCGATACCGCCATGCACGAGGTGCGCTATCTTTACAACCACCCCTCGTGGGGGCTGGTTCCCGTACGTTGCGGCGGGCGGCGCATAAGCGGCGACAATGACGATGTGGTGCGGATTGTTGGCTATCATCAGGACATGACAGAGCTGCACGAGGCGCACCAGAGCCTGCGTGAGGGGCTCGTGCGCCTTTCTCTGGCCTGTCGGCTGGGCTGGCTGGGCGTGTTTGAAGTAGCCCAGCTGGAAAGCGGCGAGCTGGATATCACCGGCAACGACGTGTTTTACGAGCAGTTTGGCATAAATGTCTCATCCAGCTCGGCAGAAAGGCTTGAGCGCATGGGGTCGCGCGTGGTGGCCGAAGACAAGGGCAAATGGCGCAAGCTCTGCTCGCCTGGCCTGTGGCCAACCGGTGGGCAGGAACATCTGGAACTGCGCGTGGCGCACCCCCGCAAGGGGCTGCGCTGGTACGCACTGGCCTACGAGGTGGTAACAGGGCCCGGCGTGCTGCGCATAACCGGCTATGCCAGCGATGTGACGGAAACCCGACAGCACGAGCGCATACTGCGCGAAGCCAAGGAGAGTGCCGAGGCCGCCAACGCTGCCAAGAGCATTTTTCTGGCAAACATGAGCCACGAGATACGCACGCCCATGAACGGCATCATGGGCATGGCCCACCTTGTGCTCAATACACCTCTCAATGATCAGCAGCGCGACTATGTGGAAAAAATCCACTCAACCTGCGAATCGCTGCTCGATATCATCAACGATCTGCTGGATTTTTCAAAGATCGAGGCCAATCACCTGGAACTCGAAAATCTGCCTTTTCAGCCAGAAAAAGAGCTGGAGTCGGTCATGTCCCTGCTGGGGCCCAAGGCCGTTCACAAGGGCAAGGATTTTACGCTCGAAAGTTATATCGACCCAGCCATTCCCCCCTTTCTTTCGGGCGATGCCCTGCGCCTGCGCCAGATTCTGCTCAACCTGGGTGGCAATGCGCTGAAGTTTTCAGAGCGTGGCACTGTGCGGCTGGCCTTTGAGCTGCTGGAGCACGCGGGCGACAGCGTGCGGCTGGCCTGCGTCGTCAGTGACGAGGGCATCGGCATGTCTGCCGATGAGCTTGCCCGGGTGTTTACGCCTTTTTCACAGGCAGATACGTCCATTACCCGCCGTTTTGGTGGCACGGGGCTTGGTCTTTCGCTGTGCCGCCGTCTCACGGCCCTGATGGGCGGACGCATCACGGTTGAGAGCGAACCCGGCAAGGGCAGTGTTTTTAGGGTAGAGCTGCCCTTTGCAGTGTGCAACGAGCAGGGCGAGCAGAAAAAGGACGAAAACAGCGCCGACGCCGATGCCCGCTCCTTGCGCGGCCTGCGCGTGCTGGTGGCAGAAGACGGCGACATCAACCGCGAGATTATGGAAGTGCTGCTGGAAAGCATGGGCATTGAATGCGTTTCTGCCATCAACGGGCAGGAGGCCGTAGAAATCTGGACCATGCGCGGCCCTGAGATTGATATCATTCTCATGGACGTGCAGATGCCCATTATGGACGGCTATTCGGCCACACGCGCCATACGGGCCAGCAATCTGCCCGGCGCGGAAACCGTGCCCATCATCGCCATGACTGCCTATGCCATGCGCGGCGACGCAGAGCGTAGCATTCAGGAAGGCATGAACGCCCACCTGACCAAGCCTGTGAATCTTGAAGACCTCACGCGCACGCTCAAGCTTTTTAATCCGCGCCCGGCAGATATGCAGAACACCGCGGAGGGCGAGAAGCCGGGCTGTCGCTTTCCTGGCGATGGCGATGCCCCCTCTGGCTGCTGA
- the rfbG gene encoding CDP-glucose 4,6-dehydratase: protein MNTLEHMQTVFSGRRVLVTGSTGFKGSWLCLWLRHLGAEVLGIGLDPPSEPSMHEALRLHEVLRHERVDIRQLPHLATCVQDFQPEIVLHLAAQALVRPSYEDPINTLQTNVMGTAHLLEACRKSTSVRAVVIVTSDKCYRNNEWVWGYRENDPMGGHDPYSASKGCAELITTSYIKSFFALNDYGKTHHVAVASARAGNAIGGGDWGKDRLIPDCFRALHESQPIHIRYPSAVRPWQHTLECLSGYLQLAARLYTDGPKYGCGWNFAPIDMGDVWPVERVVRRICSLWGDGSYVVDKGAQPHEAHMLCLDCTKANIELGWRPRYKVAEALDATVAWYREWSRNPDAEHMRAFTLGQIDAYVATDTTDNEVE, encoded by the coding sequence ATGAATACCCTTGAACACATGCAGACTGTATTTAGCGGGCGGCGGGTGCTGGTTACCGGTTCCACGGGTTTCAAGGGTTCGTGGCTGTGTCTGTGGCTCAGGCACTTGGGCGCGGAGGTTCTGGGCATCGGCCTTGACCCGCCAAGCGAACCATCCATGCACGAGGCACTGCGACTGCACGAGGTGCTGCGCCACGAACGCGTGGACATCAGGCAGCTGCCCCATCTTGCAACGTGCGTGCAGGATTTTCAGCCAGAAATAGTGCTGCATCTGGCGGCGCAGGCCCTGGTGCGCCCCTCGTACGAAGACCCCATCAACACGCTGCAAACCAATGTCATGGGCACGGCCCACCTGCTCGAGGCCTGCCGCAAAAGCACCTCGGTACGGGCCGTTGTCATTGTCACCAGCGACAAATGCTACCGCAACAACGAATGGGTGTGGGGCTACCGCGAAAATGACCCCATGGGCGGACACGACCCATACAGCGCCAGCAAGGGCTGTGCAGAACTGATAACAACATCGTATATCAAATCATTTTTTGCCCTCAACGATTACGGCAAAACCCATCATGTGGCCGTGGCCTCGGCCCGCGCGGGCAATGCCATAGGCGGGGGCGACTGGGGCAAGGACCGCCTGATTCCCGACTGCTTCCGCGCCCTGCACGAGAGTCAGCCCATCCACATCCGCTACCCATCCGCGGTGCGGCCCTGGCAGCACACCCTTGAATGCCTGAGCGGCTATCTGCAGCTGGCAGCGCGGCTCTATACTGACGGCCCCAAATACGGCTGCGGCTGGAACTTCGCGCCCATCGACATGGGCGATGTATGGCCTGTGGAACGTGTTGTACGCCGCATCTGTTCCCTGTGGGGAGACGGTTCGTATGTGGTGGACAAGGGCGCGCAGCCCCACGAAGCCCACATGCTTTGTCTTGACTGCACCAAGGCAAATATTGAACTTGGCTGGCGGCCCCGCTACAAGGTGGCCGAAGCGCTGGACGCCACAGTGGCCTGGTACCGGGAATGGTCACGCAATCCCGATGCAGAACACATGCGCGCCTTTACCCTGGGCCAGATTGACGCCTATGTCGCCACAGATACTACGGATAACGAGGTTGAGTGA
- the rfbH gene encoding lipopolysaccharide biosynthesis protein RfbH, whose protein sequence is MQIDAGQIVQAAGMDGNYYAVLHCHGAGGSLHLVRLLAEAPDNGPQYVPLGGDAFAAPDQSQALACADIWETRSLPSAQAVATGARLTQNAVDRVLRAMGRSVARAHYHAVHAPRPFRADQSPVPVSGKCWGPEEMESLCEASLDFWLTSGRFGEAFEKAFAAHLGRRYALAVNSGSSANLLAMAALCSPLLKERRLMPGDEVITVAAGFPTTVAPLVQLGLLPVFVDVTPPTYNAVAEQVAAAVTPRTRAIFMAHTLGNPFDLAAVRAVAQKHDLWLVEDSCDALGSTYTMDGSTGMCGSFGHLATFSFYPAHHMTMGEGGAVVCDDPLLRKIVLSLRDWGRDCWCAPGVDDTCKRRYQWKFPLLPEGYDHKYVYSHLGYNLKITDMQAAVGLEQLKRLDGFTAIRKRNFTLLSETLAPLEGGPLMLPRATEHSDPSWFGYLLTVDPACNREDLLQYLNSRRIGTRLLFAGNMTRQPCFEGVPHRVFADLRGTDQIMRRTFWIGLYPALTEDHVLHAAQALRDYFKV, encoded by the coding sequence ATGCAGATTGATGCGGGGCAGATTGTTCAGGCTGCCGGAATGGACGGCAACTATTATGCCGTACTCCATTGTCATGGGGCCGGGGGCTCGCTGCATCTGGTGCGCCTGCTGGCCGAAGCCCCGGACAATGGGCCGCAGTATGTGCCGCTGGGCGGTGACGCCTTTGCTGCGCCCGATCAGTCCCAGGCACTGGCCTGCGCAGACATATGGGAAACCCGCTCGCTGCCCTCTGCCCAAGCAGTTGCCACGGGCGCGCGCCTGACGCAAAACGCGGTTGACCGCGTGCTGCGCGCCATGGGTCGCTCTGTGGCGCGGGCGCATTACCACGCCGTGCACGCTCCCCGCCCCTTCAGGGCCGACCAGTCCCCTGTGCCCGTTTCCGGCAAGTGCTGGGGACCGGAAGAAATGGAAAGCCTGTGCGAGGCCTCGCTGGATTTCTGGCTGACCTCTGGCCGTTTTGGCGAAGCTTTTGAAAAAGCCTTTGCCGCCCACCTTGGACGAAGGTATGCCCTGGCCGTCAATTCCGGCTCTTCCGCAAACCTGCTGGCCATGGCGGCCCTATGCTCGCCGCTGCTCAAAGAGCGCAGGCTCATGCCCGGCGACGAGGTCATCACCGTTGCCGCAGGCTTTCCCACCACGGTGGCCCCGCTGGTGCAGCTGGGCCTGCTGCCTGTCTTTGTGGACGTAACCCCGCCCACCTACAATGCTGTTGCCGAGCAGGTTGCCGCAGCCGTTACGCCGCGCACACGCGCCATATTTATGGCACATACTCTGGGTAACCCCTTTGACCTTGCCGCGGTGCGGGCCGTAGCCCAAAAGCACGACCTCTGGCTGGTAGAAGACAGCTGTGACGCCCTCGGCTCTACCTACACCATGGACGGCAGCACGGGAATGTGCGGCAGTTTTGGGCATCTGGCCACGTTTTCATTCTATCCGGCCCACCACATGACCATGGGCGAAGGCGGAGCAGTGGTGTGCGACGATCCCCTGCTGCGCAAGATTGTTCTGTCACTGCGCGACTGGGGCCGCGACTGCTGGTGCGCCCCGGGCGTGGACGACACATGCAAGCGCCGCTACCAGTGGAAATTTCCCCTGCTGCCCGAGGGTTATGACCACAAATACGTGTATTCGCACCTTGGTTACAACCTGAAGATTACAGACATGCAGGCGGCTGTGGGGCTTGAGCAGCTCAAGCGGCTTGATGGATTTACGGCCATACGCAAGCGCAACTTTACCCTGCTCAGCGAAACACTGGCTCCGCTGGAAGGCGGCCCCCTCATGCTGCCCCGGGCGACCGAACACTCGGATCCATCGTGGTTTGGCTACCTGCTTACGGTAGACCCAGCCTGCAACCGTGAAGACCTGCTGCAATATCTCAACAGCCGCCGCATCGGCACGCGCCTGCTGTTTGCGGGCAACATGACGCGGCAACCCTGTTTTGAGGGTGTGCCCCACCGGGTTTTTGCCGATCTGCGCGGTACGGACCAAATCATGCGCCGCACCTTCTGGATTGGCCTCTACCCCGCCCTGACCGAAGACCATGTGCTGCACGCGGCGCAAGCCCTGCGCGACTATTTCAAAGTGTAA